Proteins encoded by one window of Candidatus Micrarchaeia archaeon:
- a CDS encoding phosphoribosylaminoimidazolesuccinocarboxamide synthase: DSSRYWLKEQYDKGILESMDKQFLRDYLEKSTWNKEPPAPKLPPEIVQKTSERYLAAYKMITGENL, encoded by the coding sequence GACTCATCTCGCTATTGGCTCAAGGAACAATATGACAAAGGAATCCTGGAAAGCATGGACAAGCAGTTCCTGCGCGATTATTTAGAGAAAAGCACCTGGAACAAGGAACCGCCGGCCCCGAAGCTGCCCCCTGAAATAGTGCAGAAGACTTCGGAGCGCTATTTGGCGGCGTATAAGATGATTACTGGAGAAAATCTCTGA
- a CDS encoding Fe-Mn family superoxide dismutase: MAFEPKNFEHLLGTEGFSDPLLKNHFTLYQGYVANTNKLADALSAMVGEGKTAAPEYAELKRRFGWEFNGMKLHELYFGNMKKGGSQIEPDSQLHKKLAADFGSYENWEKDFRATGAMRGIGWVVLYYDSNSSRLFNCWINEHDAGHLSGAVPLLVMDVFEHAFMLDYGLKRADYINSFFKSLDWDSVSQRINAGV, from the coding sequence ATGGCATTTGAACCGAAGAATTTCGAGCATCTTCTGGGGACAGAAGGATTCAGCGACCCGCTGCTGAAAAACCATTTCACCCTTTACCAGGGCTACGTGGCAAACACGAACAAGCTTGCGGATGCGCTTTCCGCAATGGTTGGGGAGGGAAAAACCGCAGCCCCTGAATACGCGGAACTCAAAAGGAGGTTCGGATGGGAATTCAACGGAATGAAATTGCACGAGCTCTATTTCGGGAACATGAAGAAAGGTGGCTCGCAAATTGAACCGGATTCCCAGCTGCACAAAAAACTGGCTGCGGATTTCGGCTCCTACGAGAATTGGGAAAAGGATTTCCGCGCGACAGGGGCGATGCGCGGCATAGGATGGGTCGTGCTTTATTACGATTCTAATTCAAGCCGGCTCTTCAACTGCTGGATTAACGAGCACGATGCGGGTCATCTTTCCGGAGCAGTTCCGCTCCTGGTGATGGACGTTTTCGAGCACGCGTTCATGCTGGATTACGGCTTGAAAAGGGCGGATTACATAAATTCGTTCTTCAAATCTTTGGACTGGGATTCGGTTTC
- the ahpC gene encoding alkyl hydroperoxide reductase subunit C, with the protein MVSIRQKIPDFEMEAFHNDEIKKVKFSDYRGKWMVFIFYPADFTFVCPTELEDTADIYEEFRKLGAEVFSVSKDTAFVHKAWHDNSPSIAKIRFPMLADPTGKLCREFGTYLEDEGLSLRGSFIVDPEGVLRAFEMNDNNIGRNARELLRKLEAAVYVRSNPGEVCPAKWEPGKKALKPSFDLIGKI; encoded by the coding sequence ATGGTTTCTATAAGGCAGAAAATACCTGATTTTGAGATGGAGGCGTTCCACAATGACGAAATAAAAAAGGTAAAATTCTCGGATTACAGGGGAAAATGGATGGTTTTCATCTTCTATCCGGCTGATTTCACGTTCGTATGCCCGACCGAGCTCGAGGATACTGCTGACATTTACGAGGAATTCAGGAAACTCGGCGCGGAGGTTTTCAGCGTGAGCAAGGACACTGCGTTCGTGCACAAGGCGTGGCACGACAATTCGCCCTCCATTGCGAAGATACGGTTCCCGATGCTCGCCGACCCGACTGGGAAGCTGTGCAGGGAATTCGGCACATACCTGGAAGACGAGGGGCTGTCCCTGCGCGGAAGCTTCATAGTCGACCCCGAAGGCGTCCTCAGGGCGTTCGAGATGAACGACAACAACATCGGCCGGAACGCCAGGGAGCTCCTCAGGAAGCTTGAGGCCGCGGTTTACGTGCGAAGCAACCCAGGCGAGGTGTGCCCGGCAAAATGGGAGCCTGGAAAAAAGGCCCTGAAGCCCAGCTTCGACCTGATAGGCAAAATATAA